The genomic segment TACATGCTGCTACTTTATTGGGTGCAATAAATGATCCTAAGGCTATTCCTGCTTTGATTGAAACTTTACATGATAATAATAAATTAGTTAGAAGAGAAGCATCAACCGCTTTAAGTCGTATGGGTGAACCTGCTGTAGAACCTTTAATCGAAACTTTAAACGATGAAGATTGGAGAGTTAGGGGGGCAGCCGCCTGGGCCTTAGGAAACTTAGATGATGAAAGAGCTATTCCAGCACTTGAAAAATTACTTGACGATGAAAGTGGTTACGTAAAACAAGGTGCACAAAGCGCAATAGCTTCAATAAAAAAATAAGATAATAAAGATATTATCTTAAACTTTTCTTTTTTTTGTTAACTTAATTTTGATTTGATGGAGTTTTTCTTTTTGTAAATAGTAATGACAGCGCCAATACTCCAATAGAAATGATTGCGTAAACTGTTATTTCAAAGCTGTTTGCATTTGAAAACAATTTGAAAATTCCAAATCCCCAAAGTCCAAATAATATTACTGGTGCAATATATTTGGTTATTGCTTTCCATAATCTACCTACTTTTATTGTTGAATGTTCATTTAAGACAGGTATTACATTATCAAGACCATATATCCATCCGAATATTATTGCCTGAATTGGTATCAATAGCAAAACTCCAAACTGGTTTACAAAGGCATCTATTATTCCGATTAAGTAACTGCTGATTCCGGTTGTTAAAGTTACGGATATTATACAACCAATGATACAAAGTATTGTTGTTGTTTTCCTTCTGGACCAGCCTAATTTGGTGAGTGTTGAGTTTACCATCGGTTCAAACAGTCCCAATGCGGATGTAATTCCTGCAAATAGAATTGCTAAGAATAATAATGGTGCTAATATACGACCCATTGCACCCATGATATTGAAAATCATTGGGAATACGATAAATATCAGTCCGGTTCCTTCAGTAATTAGTTGCACCATTGGAGTTCCGGTTGTATATGACATGAATCCCAATATTGAAAAAACTCCAAAAGCAGTACAAACTTCAAAGGCAGAATTTGAAGCAACGACAAGAAATACATTGTCTGTTAGTTTGGAATTTTCAGGCAAATAACTTGCATAAGTGAGTGCTAAAGCTTCTCCAACACTTAATGAGAAAATAATCTGACCAAATGCAGCTAACCATATGTTTACATCATATAATTTGCTCCATGTTGGATTTAGTAAAGTATTTATTCCAATATCTGCTCCAGGCAATGTTAATGCATAAACTATGATGATTCCCATAATGATAAACAGTAATGGTATAAGAATCTTGGAAGCTTTTCCAATGCCCTTGTCAACGTCCTTATTTGATATGAACCACAAAATTGCCCATGTGATTATAACTCCGATTGTTGTGGGTATTAACAGGAAACTTGCATTACTTAAATTAGAACTTCCTCCAACATTATTAACAAAGTATAATGCGGCATCAGTTCCCCAGCTGAATGTAATACTACTTAACAGATATACCAAATCCCAACTTAAAATAACCATATAATAAATAGTAACTATAAATGCAAATATAACTAAAATCCAAGCTATTATCTCAAATTGAGGTCTGATTGATTTCATTATCTCTGTAAAGGATTTCTTAAATGAAAATCCAATTCCATATTCCAAAATCAAAAATGGGATTCCCATTAGTGCGATTGCAACAAGGTAAGGTATAAAAAATGTTCCTCCTCCATTGGTATACACTACATAACTAAAACGCCATATATTTCCTAATCCTACAGCAACACCTATCATTGCAAATAGAAATGATAATGTTGAATCCCATTGTGCTTGTTCAGACATAATCGTTATTTTATTTATGTTGCTATAAATATTTTTTATCTTCATATTTTTTTTTAAAATTTCATTGTTGATATTTTCAACATTTAAATAGAAGTTTCTAATATATCTATATCTGGGTGTTAAAATGAGAATAGTTATATTGAAAGGAAGTCCGAATATTGAGGGTTCATCAAATATGCTTGCAAAAAACTTTTCTAAAGGTGCAATCGAAGCAGGTCATGAAGTTAAAGAGGTTGATGTCGCTAATGCAAACATTTCTCCATGTATTGGTTGTGTTCATTGTGGATATGAAGGGGAATGTGTTTTAAATGATGATATGAATGAAATTCGCAGTGATATTCTTAAATCAGACATGTTAGTATTAGTTACACCGTTATATTATTATGGGATGTCTGCTCAACTTAAAACTTTAATTGACAGGTTCTGTTCGAGGAATTTTTCAATTCAGAGGAAAAATTTCAAATCAGCACTTCTAACCGTAGCGTATAATGCAGATGACTGGACATTTGATGCTTTGGAAGCCCATTATGATACTTTAATCAGATATCTTAATTTGGATGATTGTGGAAGAGTTTTGGGTTATGGTTGCGGAACTCCGGCAATGACAAAACGTTCTAGATATCCTGATGAGGCTTACAATTTAGGCAAAAGCTTGTAATGTTTTTCACTTTAAAACAATAGCTTTGTCTATCATTCCAATTAAAATCTTGTTTATCGGATTTTTAAATGATAATGGATGTTCTTTTGGATAATCCTTGCTAAATGGGAGTACTTTAAAACTGCTCATGCAACGGTCGGTTGATCTAAGTGCAAAATATGCCTTATAATCTCCATCAAAGATATTTATCATCAAACCAACATCATCTGTTCTTCCGGGAGCACTAATTCCTT from the uncultured Methanobrevibacter sp. genome contains:
- a CDS encoding flavodoxin family protein, which encodes MRIVILKGSPNIEGSSNMLAKNFSKGAIEAGHEVKEVDVANANISPCIGCVHCGYEGECVLNDDMNEIRSDILKSDMLVLVTPLYYYGMSAQLKTLIDRFCSRNFSIQRKNFKSALLTVAYNADDWTFDALEAHYDTLIRYLNLDDCGRVLGYGCGTPAMTKRSRYPDEAYNLGKSL
- a CDS encoding sodium-dependent transporter, which produces MSEQAQWDSTLSFLFAMIGVAVGLGNIWRFSYVVYTNGGGTFFIPYLVAIALMGIPFLILEYGIGFSFKKSFTEIMKSIRPQFEIIAWILVIFAFIVTIYYMVILSWDLVYLLSSITFSWGTDAALYFVNNVGGSSNLSNASFLLIPTTIGVIITWAILWFISNKDVDKGIGKASKILIPLLFIIMGIIIVYALTLPGADIGINTLLNPTWSKLYDVNIWLAAFGQIIFSLSVGEALALTYASYLPENSKLTDNVFLVVASNSAFEVCTAFGVFSILGFMSYTTGTPMVQLITEGTGLIFIVFPMIFNIMGAMGRILAPLLFLAILFAGITSALGLFEPMVNSTLTKLGWSRRKTTTILCIIGCIISVTLTTGISSYLIGIIDAFVNQFGVLLLIPIQAIIFGWIYGLDNVIPVLNEHSTIKVGRLWKAITKYIAPVILFGLWGFGIFKLFSNANSFEITVYAIISIGVLALSLLFTKRKTPSNQN
- a CDS encoding HEAT repeat domain-containing protein produces the protein MERSIDELIELLNDKDDFVVEDAVGELELRADESLDPLIDALSSRKKQIRLHAATLLGAINDPKAIPALIETLHDNNKLVRREASTALSRMGEPAVEPLIETLNDEDWRVRGAAAWALGNLDDERAIPALEKLLDDESGYVKQGAQSAIASIKK